The genomic segment TTTATACGATTTTTTTTGAAAAAATTTTTTTGCTTACATAAATATATATAAAATTAACACTCTGTGCCTAATATTTATCTATAGTATTTTATAATCCTAGACCAGTTAACACTCAAGGAATATTCAATGCGTCTACTTTTTCTACTCTCTACTCTATTCTTTTTATCTGCATGCATGGATACGGCTGAAGTACCTACCTCAAGTGCAGAAGAAAAAAGCATTACTCAGCTAGAAAGTACTAAAACGGAGGCTGAGGCGGCACAGGACGAGTACAAAAAGTTACAAGAGCAAAGAGAAAAAGAGTAAATTCCGTTATTAACCTTAGATTAATCTCTGTCGATTATACTTTTCATTAAATTTACAATTGAAGGAATACTATGGCTTTATATAATAGAGACTACACATCAGCAGAAGCTGGCTATGTTCAAGAAGGTGCATCGGTAAGCTTTATGAAGCAAACGTATCAACTCTTGGCTGCGAGTATGATCGCAGCTGCTGCAGGAGCATATGCAACGATGCCTTATGCTGAAACGATCATGCAATACAAGTGGTTCATTTTTGGTGCTGAACTTCTAATACTGTTCTTTGGACTTAATATGACAAGAGGAAAAGCAGGGCTTAACTTGGCAATGTTGTTCCTCTTCACTTTTTTAACAGGTGTATCACTTGTACCGCTTTTGGCTTCACTTATCGGTGCAGGAAATGGTGCGGTGATAGGAAATGCTTTCCTTATGACCTCTGTTCTTTTTGGTGCGTTGAGTCTGTTTGCAATTAACAGTAAAACAGATTACTCAAGCTGGGGCAAACCGCTTTTCATTACTCTGATAGTCGTGATCATCGCATCATTGGTCAATATGTTTATACTTCAAAGTCCTATGATGCATGTGATCATCACTGCAGGTATCTTGCTTTTATTCAGTATCTTTACGATCTATGATACTCAGAACATAGCAAATGGTGCTTATGATTCGCCGGTAGATGCAGCTGTATCACTTTACCTGGACTTCCTGAATATGTTTACAGCACTCCTCCAGCTTCTTGGAATCTTCGGAAGCGATGACTAGAGAAGAGACTTCAGAAAAGATTGCGCGTCTTATCGATGCCAATCTTAACCGCCTTAAAGAGGGTATACGGGTGATAGAAGATATCAATCGTTATATCTACGATAATAAATCTTTAACTTCTGAACTTAAACATTTGCGACATAAACTTCAATCTGCCTATGACCAAAATCGTTTACAATACAGAGATATAGAAAATGATGTACAAAAAGAGAGTATTACTTCTGAATTATCACGCAGCAGTATCAATGACTTGATCATAGCAAACTTTTCAAGAGCCCAAGAGTCTGCTCGTGTCCTAGAAGAGAGTTTTAAACTGGTAGACCAACCATTGTCGGAACTTTTCAAAGAGGTTCGCTATGGCTTGTATGCGGTAGAAAAATCCTTCTTTATACAAAAG from the Sulfurovum xiamenensis genome contains:
- a CDS encoding Bax inhibitor-1/YccA family protein; the protein is MALYNRDYTSAEAGYVQEGASVSFMKQTYQLLAASMIAAAAGAYATMPYAETIMQYKWFIFGAELLILFFGLNMTRGKAGLNLAMLFLFTFLTGVSLVPLLASLIGAGNGAVIGNAFLMTSVLFGALSLFAINSKTDYSSWGKPLFITLIVVIIASLVNMFILQSPMMHVIITAGILLLFSIFTIYDTQNIANGAYDSPVDAAVSLYLDFLNMFTALLQLLGIFGSDD
- a CDS encoding thiamine-phosphate pyrophosphorylase, which gives rise to MTREETSEKIARLIDANLNRLKEGIRVIEDINRYIYDNKSLTSELKHLRHKLQSAYDQNRLQYRDIENDVQKESITSELSRSSINDLIIANFSRAQESARVLEESFKLVDQPLSELFKEVRYGLYAVEKSFFIQKAEPKK